Proteins encoded together in one Lysinibacillus sp. FSL K6-0232 window:
- a CDS encoding response regulator: MNDIEVLVIEDDARVADVHCRFLEKIEGFTVIARANTGEEALDWLQSFSPQLILLDVFLPDILGVDLIDKINEISPTSSIILITAATEAHIVQKAYRKKVTDYILKPFTFDQLKESIEKFRFKHLLLQNNEKFTQEKIQYLWPKAASAIPKDTQLLLPKGIDPTTMNHVINYLSSIEDGSTAELLGKNIGVSRSTARRYLEFLVTQKQVYTELTYGTVGRPERRYFISK; this comes from the coding sequence ATGAATGATATTGAAGTGCTAGTAATTGAAGATGATGCACGTGTAGCAGACGTACATTGTCGTTTTTTAGAAAAAATTGAAGGCTTTACAGTCATTGCACGTGCAAACACTGGTGAAGAAGCTTTAGATTGGCTCCAATCATTTTCACCACAGCTTATCTTACTTGACGTATTTTTACCAGATATACTTGGCGTTGATTTAATTGATAAAATCAATGAAATAAGCCCAACAAGTAGCATTATTTTAATTACCGCAGCCACCGAGGCACATATTGTCCAGAAGGCTTATCGAAAAAAAGTCACGGACTATATTTTAAAGCCATTTACATTCGATCAGCTAAAAGAAAGTATAGAAAAATTCCGTTTCAAACATCTATTGCTTCAAAATAATGAGAAGTTTACACAAGAAAAAATTCAATATCTTTGGCCAAAAGCAGCTTCAGCTATCCCAAAAGATACACAGCTGCTATTACCAAAGGGCATTGATCCAACAACAATGAATCATGTGATCAATTACTTAAGTTCAATAGAGGATGGTAGTACAGCTGAACTGCTAGGCAAAAATATTGGTGTGAGCCGTTCCACTGCTCGTCGTTATTTAGAATTTTTAGTTACACAAAAGCAAGTATACACTGAACTGACTTATGG